Proteins from one Ornithobacterium rhinotracheale genomic window:
- a CDS encoding DUF4302 domain-containing protein has protein sequence MKNNILNKFFCGLASLLFLFSCNQEDDSFFDQTPSERIISAKDDLKQTLVNAPNGWEMIYFPNLANKFNDLSRNLIRSKSYGVIFVERDYGQGGFHLLMKFKENGEVEMLSDKTFTSKEEVKTSQYSISHNSYTQLNFISPNYIFETRQTSFLFFKKDADGSLIFSTNKYPNNTSEYIVLKPIPAGKDWEEVMKEVYDTKLQFERKRIKNLSINNPYGEEVFVTNFSKDKHTDVNKRYTVFLRNMQPHVTVSKYYTGLGSGYVAMEDGILMLPGIQVNDSVNFTQFKKKGNSYVASQKGFQAIIY, from the coding sequence ATGAAAAACAATATTTTAAATAAATTCTTTTGTGGGCTAGCTAGTTTGTTATTCCTGTTTTCTTGTAATCAAGAGGACGATAGCTTCTTCGACCAAACGCCGAGCGAAAGAATCATCTCTGCAAAGGATGATTTAAAGCAAACCTTGGTCAATGCACCAAATGGTTGGGAAATGATTTATTTCCCAAATTTAGCCAATAAATTCAACGACTTGTCGAGAAACCTCATTCGTTCCAAAAGTTACGGAGTTATCTTTGTGGAGCGAGATTATGGACAAGGAGGCTTTCATTTATTGATGAAATTTAAAGAAAATGGAGAGGTGGAAATGCTCTCGGATAAAACTTTCACATCCAAAGAAGAAGTCAAAACTAGCCAGTACAGTATTTCGCATAACTCATATACGCAACTCAACTTTATTTCGCCCAATTATATATTTGAAACGAGGCAAACAAGCTTTTTGTTTTTTAAAAAAGATGCCGATGGTAGCTTGATTTTCTCTACCAATAAATACCCAAATAATACTAGCGAATACATTGTGCTTAAACCTATTCCCGCAGGAAAGGATTGGGAAGAGGTGATGAAGGAAGTTTATGATACTAAATTGCAGTTTGAGCGAAAAAGAATTAAAAACTTAAGTATCAATAATCCTTATGGCGAGGAAGTTTTTGTAACTAATTTTTCAAAAGACAAACATACAGATGTCAATAAACGATACACCGTGTTTTTAAGAAATATGCAGCCTCATGTGACAGTTAGCAAGTACTATACAGGTTTGGGAAGTGGCTATGTGGCAATGGAAGACGGAATTTTGATGCTGCCAGGCATTCAGGTAAACGATAGTGTGAATTTTACGCAATTCAAGAAAAAGGGAAATAGTTATGTAGCTTCTCAAAAAGGATTTCAAGCAATAATTTATTAA
- a CDS encoding SusC/RagA family TonB-linked outer membrane protein, with protein sequence MEKKKINLLGQFTNVRKNCFLLFIFFLGQYLSAQQIYSGVVLDSHKRPIEEVLVSNLNSKETTLTNKKGDFSIKANVGDVLTFYQLGFQELSFKVKNFTRKDFVLKDEFSLALNEFVVTGYKKIKNRVFTGAASQVKMSEIKIDAVPDVSRLLEGRVAGLNIQNVTGTFGAAPRINIRGGASINSNVQPLWVIDGAVYEDIVNLTFDQLVSGDAVTLISSAIAGINPSDIEDVQVLKDASATSMYGARALNGVIVITTKSGRRNAPNRINFSYEQAVRLLPNYNQYDLLNSQETMSIYNEMHNKGYFDMTSALMGRRGGAYYNLYKSLTTFNEATQSYALDNTPESIANYLRKFEYADTDWFNELFRMRPTHTLALNFSGGGENSANYASLGYYTDGGWSIIDKTQRLTANVKNTYFISDKFKTNINIQGNFRNQKAPGTFRQKKNTNIGSFERDFDINPFSYALNTTRAMLPNLYYRNNWAPFNIFNEYDNNYLDINVIDLKIQGELEYKIKPNLVANLTAVARRASTSIEHTVKSNSNVILAYQADNNSVELAENIYLFRENDGNYNFPKVILPEGGIFNKTENKLKNYLVRLSLDYEKQWGENDLKLYGFNEIRSTNRDINPFSGYGMLFDRANQVITSPLVFQKLQTENEVYFGLSRIKDRGVTFSGNATYGYAGKYIINAVVNYEGANISGRGAQSRWLPTWNVGTKWNLDKEEFIQKLPNLNTLALRASYGFTAKMSESAINSLAVFTSGVTNRYLTKERENQLSLLNLENRDLTWEKMYELNVGLDVGLFKNRWNFTIDAYQRKSFDLIDLVRTSGIGGEYYKFANFADMDTKGVEFTLNATPIKTQDFSWTAMYTMGYYDQKITRLRNTPDTFDLVAGTGKGNVVGRPRGGLYSFQFTGLDQYGLPNFYFGDYPFQGFEFAKSAGADFLDTKYSLSYLKYEGAIEPNLTGGFSNTFKYKNFDLSFFITYQVGNKIRLQPTYDPGFADLNVFANNYLNRWLNPGDEFKTNVPVIPSKDLIKLVGEENIERAYNTYNYSQLRVADGSFVRMKNISLGYTFSSDLIQKWKMQGANIRLQITNPFLIYSDKKLNGQDPEFFRSGGVAMPIQKQCTLGINLMF encoded by the coding sequence ATGGAAAAGAAAAAGATTAATCTATTAGGACAATTTACTAATGTTAGAAAAAATTGTTTTTTACTATTTATATTCTTTTTAGGGCAGTATTTAAGTGCTCAGCAGATATATTCAGGCGTGGTGCTGGATTCTCATAAGCGACCAATTGAGGAAGTCTTGGTAAGTAATTTAAATTCTAAAGAAACAACACTTACCAATAAAAAAGGAGATTTCAGTATTAAAGCGAATGTAGGAGATGTCTTAACTTTTTACCAATTAGGTTTTCAAGAACTATCTTTTAAAGTTAAAAATTTCACCAGAAAGGACTTTGTTCTTAAAGATGAATTCTCCCTTGCACTTAATGAATTTGTAGTTACAGGATACAAAAAAATTAAAAATCGTGTTTTTACAGGAGCAGCAAGCCAAGTAAAAATGAGCGAAATCAAAATTGATGCGGTTCCCGATGTCTCTCGTTTGCTCGAGGGGAGAGTAGCTGGATTAAATATCCAAAATGTTACGGGAACCTTTGGTGCCGCACCTAGAATCAATATTCGTGGAGGCGCATCCATCAATAGTAATGTACAACCACTTTGGGTGATTGATGGAGCGGTGTACGAGGATATTGTAAATTTGACTTTTGATCAATTAGTTTCGGGAGATGCTGTCACGCTTATCAGTTCAGCCATTGCGGGCATCAACCCGTCGGACATTGAGGATGTTCAAGTTTTGAAAGATGCCTCGGCAACCTCTATGTATGGCGCGCGTGCACTGAACGGAGTGATCGTTATTACAACGAAATCGGGGAGGAGAAATGCACCAAATCGCATCAATTTTTCTTATGAGCAGGCAGTGCGCCTTCTCCCAAACTATAATCAGTACGATTTGCTGAACTCGCAAGAAACCATGTCGATTTACAACGAAATGCATAATAAAGGTTATTTTGATATGACTTCGGCATTGATGGGCAGACGAGGCGGAGCTTATTATAATTTGTATAAAAGCCTCACGACTTTTAACGAGGCTACACAATCCTATGCACTAGACAATACGCCAGAAAGCATTGCCAATTATTTAAGAAAGTTTGAATATGCCGATACCGATTGGTTCAACGAGCTTTTCAGAATGCGCCCCACGCACACCTTAGCCTTAAACTTTAGCGGTGGTGGCGAAAATAGTGCTAACTACGCATCTCTGGGCTATTACACAGATGGTGGCTGGAGCATTATAGATAAAACGCAACGACTTACGGCTAATGTGAAAAACACTTATTTCATCAGCGATAAATTCAAAACAAATATTAATATTCAAGGGAATTTCCGAAATCAAAAGGCACCAGGAACTTTTAGACAAAAGAAAAATACAAATATTGGTAGTTTTGAGCGCGATTTCGACATCAATCCGTTTTCTTATGCCTTGAACACCACTCGTGCAATGTTGCCCAATCTTTATTACAGAAACAACTGGGCACCGTTCAATATCTTTAATGAATACGATAATAATTATTTAGATATTAATGTCATTGATTTAAAAATTCAAGGCGAATTAGAATATAAAATTAAGCCTAATTTAGTAGCGAATTTAACTGCCGTAGCACGCCGTGCAAGTACCTCTATTGAGCACACAGTAAAGAGTAATTCTAATGTGATTTTGGCATATCAAGCAGACAATAATTCAGTAGAACTTGCCGAAAACATTTATTTGTTTAGAGAAAATGACGGAAATTATAATTTTCCAAAAGTGATTTTGCCCGAAGGTGGAATTTTTAATAAAACAGAAAATAAATTAAAAAATTACTTGGTGCGTCTATCACTCGATTATGAAAAACAATGGGGGGAAAATGATTTGAAATTGTATGGTTTCAATGAAATTCGTTCAACTAATCGAGACATCAATCCGTTTAGTGGCTACGGAATGCTTTTCGATCGAGCCAATCAAGTGATTACCTCACCATTGGTTTTTCAAAAATTACAGACCGAAAACGAAGTTTATTTTGGATTAAGTAGAATTAAAGACCGAGGTGTAACTTTTTCAGGAAATGCAACATATGGATACGCGGGAAAATACATCATCAATGCGGTGGTAAATTACGAAGGAGCCAATATCTCTGGGCGTGGAGCGCAATCTCGCTGGTTGCCAACTTGGAATGTGGGAACTAAATGGAATTTAGATAAAGAAGAATTTATTCAAAAATTGCCAAACCTTAATACTTTAGCCTTGAGAGCCAGCTATGGTTTCACGGCTAAAATGAGCGAAAGTGCGATAAATTCATTAGCTGTGTTTACTTCAGGCGTTACCAATCGTTATCTTACCAAGGAAAGAGAAAATCAATTATCGCTTTTAAATCTAGAAAACAGAGATTTAACTTGGGAGAAAATGTATGAGCTTAATGTGGGCTTGGATGTAGGCTTGTTCAAAAATAGATGGAATTTCACCATTGATGCGTATCAGAGAAAATCATTTGATTTAATAGATTTGGTACGCACCTCAGGCATCGGCGGGGAATATTATAAATTTGCAAATTTTGCCGACATGGATACTAAAGGGGTAGAATTTACTTTGAATGCTACACCGATTAAAACCCAAGATTTTTCTTGGACTGCAATGTACACCATGGGGTATTACGACCAGAAAATCACTCGACTTAGAAACACGCCAGATACATTTGATCTAGTAGCGGGTACGGGCAAAGGGAATGTTGTGGGGCGTCCGCGAGGAGGGTTGTACTCTTTCCAGTTCACAGGATTAGACCAATACGGCTTGCCGAATTTTTATTTTGGCGATTATCCGTTTCAAGGTTTTGAATTTGCCAAAAGTGCAGGTGCCGATTTCTTGGATACAAAATATTCTTTATCTTATCTAAAATATGAAGGAGCCATTGAGCCAAACCTCACAGGTGGTTTTTCAAATACCTTTAAATATAAAAACTTCGATTTATCATTTTTCATTACCTATCAAGTGGGAAATAAAATCAGATTGCAACCTACCTACGACCCAGGTTTTGCCGATTTGAATGTTTTTGCAAATAATTATTTAAACAGATGGCTCAACCCTGGCGATGAATTTAAAACCAATGTGCCAGTGATTCCGTCTAAAGATTTGATAAAACTCGTGGGCGAAGAAAATATTGAGCGAGCTTATAACACTTACAATTATTCGCAATTGCGTGTGGCAGATGGAAGCTTTGTGCGAATGAAAAACATTTCGCTAGGCTATACATTTAGTTCAGATTTAATTCAAAAATGGAAAATGCAAGGAGCCAATATCCGTTTGCAAATTACCAATCCGTTCTTGATTTATTCTGATAAAAAACTCAACGGGCAAGATCCTGAATTCTTCCGTTCGGGAGGAGTAGCAATGCCAATTCAGAAACAATGTACTCTAGGAATCAATTTAATGTTTTAA
- a CDS encoding putative zinc-binding metallopeptidase — translation MIQIKNIKYSIFALSGLLFLASCEGSEDLSSKSVINVSQTPNSEFQTYLNQNFEKPYNIAVNYQWQNNSSFDRMQLFPPNEAKAYEVAKALNVIWIDLYMQVAGKELLKEMSPAEIKLFGNANIDSFGVEKWQLSNDSPFPFTIFKVDDFNKNNEESMIRLSRNVQNNMAKLMAYHKKFDLEEFSNLNFRKYKLDDFGEKKEASELSSVPFYVGFYSFSAARYDVYEDFAETMSVLLSYPKHEVDQMIEYAATPADDYYKEVERARQAKKTLEAKRDFVTKYLKEEFDIDINVLNLQNLIRLKKYAQ, via the coding sequence ATGATTCAGATTAAAAATATAAAATATTCAATATTTGCATTGAGCGGTTTGCTATTTTTGGCAAGCTGCGAAGGTTCGGAAGATTTATCTTCCAAAAGCGTGATAAATGTTTCTCAAACGCCAAATTCAGAATTTCAAACTTACTTAAATCAAAATTTTGAAAAGCCATACAATATTGCGGTAAATTACCAGTGGCAGAACAATAGCTCTTTTGATCGCATGCAGCTTTTCCCTCCGAATGAGGCAAAAGCTTATGAAGTGGCAAAAGCCCTAAATGTAATTTGGATCGATTTATATATGCAAGTGGCTGGAAAAGAATTGTTAAAAGAAATGTCTCCTGCCGAGATAAAGCTGTTTGGCAATGCTAATATAGATTCATTTGGCGTTGAAAAGTGGCAGTTGTCGAACGATTCTCCTTTTCCGTTTACAATTTTTAAGGTAGACGATTTTAATAAAAATAATGAGGAATCGATGATTCGTCTTTCAAGAAATGTTCAAAACAATATGGCTAAGCTCATGGCATATCACAAGAAATTTGATTTAGAAGAATTTTCCAATTTAAATTTTAGAAAATATAAGCTAGATGATTTTGGCGAAAAAAAAGAAGCCTCAGAGCTTTCTTCTGTTCCTTTTTATGTTGGCTTTTATAGTTTTTCAGCAGCTCGTTATGATGTGTATGAGGATTTTGCTGAAACAATGAGCGTTTTGCTTTCCTATCCAAAACATGAAGTAGATCAGATGATTGAGTATGCAGCTACACCTGCCGATGATTATTATAAGGAGGTAGAGAGAGCACGCCAAGCCAAAAAAACATTGGAGGCTAAAAGAGATTTTGTGACTAAATACCTAAAAGAAGAATTTGATATAGACATCAATGTATTGAATTTGCAAAATTTAATTAGACTTAAAAAATATGCTCAATAA
- a CDS encoding RagB/SusD family nutrient uptake outer membrane protein produces the protein MKKIKIQYILGALFLSFVMLSCNDFLDESPKSDYNIEIDDVQKIREVLTAAYPHASYYPFLEPRTDNVDIREGGKYNRLNEAMFYWQDYDNEDLDTPLNFWNDSYRGIAQVNQALESLKKFKEKTPAITALYGEALVLRAYLHFMLANIWADTYNPTTAQSLPGIPYVTTPEKNAFPTYSRGTLEETYNKIQEDLELGLPLIKDNNYKQPKFHFNLKAAAAFATRFYLYHGDWQKVVDYSDYVLGIDAFNAIRNWNEYRDYNFSVNHWYTNSQEKTNLLLTPTETRWNRNFKVEKYGLDYNKVKDLFSNLSPSLDLSFYYAEKVHGVENSTAKYINKFRDFSTFESTGLNPKGIYSDNVLFTADEVLLNKVEALAMLEKNDEAILNLRSYLKAKMSLGLSKEEILYGFKNAQDLYTSSFGAMSFFKASIVAFVCELRRREFVHEGLRWFDIRRYHLSVNRNQPGDEYKLDRILKKEDYRKTLQIPPLAIDSGLTPNPR, from the coding sequence ATGAAAAAAATCAAAATTCAATATATTTTAGGAGCTCTTTTTTTGAGTTTCGTAATGCTGAGTTGTAATGATTTTCTAGATGAATCGCCTAAATCAGATTACAACATAGAAATCGATGATGTGCAGAAAATCCGCGAAGTTTTGACAGCGGCTTATCCACATGCCAGTTACTATCCTTTTTTGGAACCTCGCACCGACAATGTGGATATTCGCGAAGGGGGTAAATACAATCGTTTGAATGAGGCAATGTTCTATTGGCAAGACTATGATAATGAGGATTTAGATACACCGCTTAATTTCTGGAACGATAGCTACCGTGGCATTGCACAAGTGAATCAAGCACTTGAAAGCCTTAAAAAGTTTAAAGAAAAAACACCAGCAATCACGGCTTTGTATGGCGAAGCCTTGGTGCTTCGTGCCTATTTGCATTTCATGTTGGCAAACATTTGGGCAGACACTTACAATCCTACTACGGCTCAGAGCTTGCCAGGGATTCCGTATGTAACGACGCCTGAGAAAAACGCATTTCCTACCTACTCTCGTGGAACGCTCGAGGAAACTTACAACAAAATTCAAGAAGATTTAGAATTAGGATTGCCTTTAATTAAAGATAATAATTACAAACAACCCAAATTCCATTTTAATTTAAAAGCTGCGGCAGCCTTTGCTACAAGATTTTATTTGTATCACGGCGATTGGCAAAAAGTGGTAGATTACAGCGATTATGTGCTTGGGATAGATGCTTTTAACGCCATTAGAAACTGGAATGAATACAGAGACTATAACTTTTCGGTCAATCATTGGTATACCAATAGCCAAGAGAAAACGAATTTGCTTTTAACCCCGACAGAAACTCGCTGGAATAGAAACTTTAAGGTCGAGAAATATGGTCTAGACTATAATAAAGTGAAAGATTTATTTAGCAATTTATCCCCAAGCCTAGATTTAAGTTTCTACTATGCAGAAAAAGTGCATGGTGTAGAAAATAGCACAGCAAAATACATTAATAAATTCAGAGATTTCTCAACTTTTGAAAGCACAGGATTAAACCCAAAAGGAATCTACTCAGACAATGTGCTTTTTACGGCAGATGAGGTTTTGCTCAATAAAGTAGAAGCGCTGGCTATGCTAGAAAAAAACGATGAAGCCATTCTAAATTTAAGAAGTTATCTAAAAGCAAAAATGTCTTTAGGATTAAGCAAAGAGGAGATTTTGTATGGATTTAAAAATGCTCAAGATTTATACACATCATCTTTTGGAGCAATGTCATTTTTCAAGGCATCGATAGTAGCCTTTGTGTGTGAGCTCCGTCGCAGAGAATTTGTGCACGAGGGCTTGCGCTGGTTCGATATTCGCCGATATCATCTTAGTGTAAATAGAAATCAACCTGGAGATGAGTATAAATTAGATAGAATTTTAAAGAAAGAAGATTATAGAAAAACACTACAAATTCCACCTCTCGCAATAGATAGTGGCTTAACTCCAAACCCTAGATAA